The nucleotide window ATTGCCCAGCAGATTACACAACCTTAATAGCAGCCAAACTGGCAACCGTTTCATCCCATATCATTAGCAACCACCAGGCAAATTGTTACGAACAAGTCTGCTTGTACTCGATCTCGGTGGTTCACAGATATCTGGGAGATTCAACtagatatatataaaatataGAAACCAGGTGCAGCAGCTGTTTCTGGAGTCACCATGGATGGACATGAGTTGCTGCCGTCTTTAGAAGAATGTCCCCTCCGGAGGCTGTACTAGCTTGCGGTTCTGTGGGGATGCCATCTCTTTCTTGAGATGGGTTAGGATGTATTCCATTGTGTACTCGCGCTGCCAGTTCCCCAGAACACTGAACTTCTTCGGGTCAACCTACATGACCTCAACCAAATAGATATAGCAAAATCAGAGAAGGTATCCCAAATATCAAACCTGAAACTCATATTCTGCACCAACCACAACCACACAAAGACAGAAAGAGGTTACCACTCCAGTTTCATGATTAACGCATGTCAAGTTTATTCTTGAATGAAATCGAACAGATGGTGGCTTCTCAGGGTAGTCCTTGTCGCAGAACAACTTCAGCTGGTAAATGCGACCCTCATGGACGGTCTTGACAGATCAGGAAAGAAAAGAGATAGACAAACTCAACATAAACTGAAATAAGCAATACAAATGTAGGAAAGTGAAACTTCATCAGGGTCAAAAAAAAAAGTGCAGCTTTATTGCAGGTCTCATGTGAGCAAAAGTGAGTTGAAAGGCTATAGTGCATTTGATCACAGAAGTCACATGTATATCACAATACTCTGCATGCATGTATTGTTGCCTGTCACTAGTTCTTTCCCACCAAACGTGAACCAAGAAAACCAGCGACATTCAATGAAGAACACTGACCAACACAGAAGGATTCTTTACATACTTCACAGCTGAGTAAGAAAGCAGGTTTGAGATATTTCCTGGACCCAAACAGTAGCCAGTTACCCATCCAAACTTCTGTTAGAATTTTCTGTACTACTACAAAATTTCAATTGACATGTTTCACCAACACCAGGTACTTCTCAAATCATGCAAAACAACAACAAATAGGTGGCTTCAAGATCTTGGAAAAATTTGCACCAAGGTTTTTTGTACTCTGGTTTATATTGAGAAAATGGCAAAATATAGATAGATTAAATAAAGAACTATGATCTCACATTATGTGGGCCAATAATAGTGCCGGTCCATGATCGCATGTAGATGTCATCTGCATCATCCATTCCATAGCTCACTGTCCCATCTCCAATGCCCTTCTCTCCACACTCAAGCTCTTCTAGGAGCCTGAAGTTCCGAGGAACTGTGCAAGTTTACATATTAATCAACCCATAAGAAGTGATTCAATATATTCTGAATATCTGTTTGGTAATATAGTGGGCACATGATCCCACCGGAAAAAAAAACAGTTTGCTCTGTGGTTGAACAAATGATAAGCTAATACTCAGGTTAGTGTATAAATTCTATTTGTGCAACTCGTGAAAATAATTGCTACGCTtggacaagaaaaaaaaaaggcacaACAGGCTCATTGACATTGTTCTATCAATGGAAAATGCATAGTAGGCCAGTTACTGGTTTCTTGTGACATAGAAGACAAATGCATACTTGCATAGAGCTATTGCTAAACAGAGCTTAACATGAGACAACAGCAATTGAAGAATCAAAAGCTTCATCAGAAATATAACATGAGGATATTTAGTATGAAGTACTCATAACTATGCAATTCTTTGTACTTTAAAAAACAAGTACTTAACACATGGCAACTCAGAACGACTCAAACAATTCAGTCAACATACAATACCAGGAGACTTGCGAGTTATAATTACTATATAATTACTATATAAGCACACCCAGAAACAAAACCACCAATAGAGGGCCATGACAGTCTCGATGCAAGTTCTATGTTCAAAGCCTCAAATGTGCATATATATGATATGCAAGATGCATAAAAAATCAGATTTCCCTTTCTACGTGGTAGTAGCTCACCCTTACAGTCAGCGAAATAGGTAGATTCATGCCACATGACTGTTCTAACAGATCCTGATGATGCAAGGCATCTTCACGATCATCAAGAACAGGTGCAGTGAAGTAAGTGACCATCTGTGCTGAACAAAGACGCAGAGCATTACTGGAAATACGCTTTGTGGCTTGCGCAGCATAAGCCAAATGTGTAAACCATGGCCTAGTAGGTGGTGGTACCTAGTGCCATTATAATTAGGGATCTGCTTGGCCAAAACCAAAGGGAAGCATCAGCACATGCTCGCATCGGATCCAATATGTGTCGTGCTACACCTTTCTTGCTCCTCCAAATCAATTCCACACATGAACCGATTCAATCACACGGCAATCCTACCACCAGCAGACGGGATCAACTAGTACCTCTCGACAAGCGCGTCGCTGCCGCCTGATGAATCATCCAAAACAGAAATTCCCCACATCCATACTCCGTCCGTCCGTGCATACTCCGTCCGTCCACGGAGCAAGAGACGCCAGATGCAGAAGAACTACCGCAATACCGTCTCCCGCTAAATGATCAGGCAGGACCGAATCGCTCGATTCGTGGCGATCCGTGGGGCTAAAATAAAGATCACGGAAAAAAATACAGTCGGGGCGACAAAAGGGAGGCGCGAGTAGGACGGAGGAGGAAGATTGCTCACCGACGACGCCGGATCCGGCGGCCGAGCTTCCCGGCGTCATAGCCGACCGGCCGATCGATTGATGGGGTGCGCGAGGCCGAGAGGCCGAGAGCGCGAGAGATGGGGATGGGTTTGGGGTTTCGCTCGCTCGGCTTCGGCGAAGAAAGGGAAAGTTCCACGCGCACCTTTTTTTTTTCCCCTTCACTGGCTCTTTCACGGCCGGTGGAATGTAATGGAATTTCTTTCAGGACGGGGGGTGGGATAAGCTGCATCTGATAAAATCAACCGCTCGGAATGAACGTGACCTTGTATAAACATCAAAATCGTCGGCTCGTGAATCAGATTCCGAAGGATTTGTATTGCCGCCTTTGATTGTATAGGTACCCCTGCGTAAAAAAATCGTACTCCAATATTGTTTTTCCCATAAATTATCAActtaaagtaaaaaaaaaaagagacctCTACCCATGACTTTGTAAGTGGGTCGGTGTCTATAAACCTAAGGTTTTCGGGGCACGCGAGGAGGGCCTTTTCACCTCCGACGCTACAAATTCGCCCCTGTAGGGGATCGAACTCAGACCGTGAGGATGTCAACCAGGCAACTTAAAGTTTAATAAATCTCTATACAAAAAATcaataataaataaatacattaaactaattataaaatatattttcatagtaaacatatatggaGTTTATATTACTTCTATAAACTTAGAAAACTTTGATTATGACTTTTGTTTAGATGCATAAAGCTAATTTTCAGTCTAGTCTATCCAAATAGGGGTCTACTAGGTGGGCTATTTAGTAAGCCTACAACTAATTGTTAACCAACTTTAACAAATTTAAATTAATTTTTAGCCTTAACTAGTAATTAGTCCTAATTGATCAAACAAATTGTTAATCTAAACCTTAAAATCATATTTCTTTTGGGACTAGGGGTGTACACGCTAGATTCTATACCTAGCACTTCTAAGAGCCATTTgggctctgttcgcttgagcttataagGCAGAATTAGTCTTACTTTTTTCAGccatggaacaatatttttctctcacaacaaatcagtcctaCAAATTAGTCGCAGAAGCAATAAGTCCTACCAAACAGAGCCTTGATTAGAGTACTATTTGAAGCGGTTCCTTATAGACTGATTTTTTGTTTATTTAACATAGAAAATGATTCGTTTGGAAGTGAAGCATGAAAAAAGATGCTTTAGCTCTGCATGAAAACTGGTGTTCTCGGCTCTCAacttatcacttcttatcttttgCCAAAGTGTTATCCTGAAATTAGCATGACGACTAGTTTACTAAACCTCCTTGCAACATACTGTTTACAAAACATTTTCACACAAAACTTTTGCTACAAAATAGCTACCGAGCTGGGGCAAAGGGGTGGGCAAACCTCTCCCTCAGTTATTACAATCTCCACTCAAAATATTTAAATTTGATAATTTTTTGATAAAACTTATAGTATTGCCCTCCTCATACCTAAGAAAGGAAAATTTGTATCTTTGGCTCCGCCTCTGCTACCAAGCCCCTCGAGCTCATGCTAGACGTCTTGCGTATCCTCTATGCTCCAATCCAGTTACCTCTAACATTTTTTGAATATATTTGTTCTCAAACTAATTAGTTGATTCTAAACGACATATATTAAAACAGGCAGAATACTAATTAGGTCACTGTTGTAGAGCCCTAGTATTAGGTGGTCTAGTTTCCCTCTTACTCCTCTAAAGAACTTATAACGATATTCATACATATAGAAATTTGAATTTCCTTGTAGACTGTAAATGGAAAATCAAGTGAATTTTTGTTATTTAAAAGATTTGTTTTTTAGATCACATCATGATAAAAAGGGAGATGTCCTCGAAATGAAGTGAGAAAAAGAATAGGATATGGATTAGATAGTATATGAGTACAATAAGCATACATTGGCTATGTCTATTACGGCTTAGGTCTCTCTTGGTACAGTTGCTTCAATGGTGGAGTAGTTTTTGGGATTCAACTCCACGAGCAACTCCATTGATGGAGCCCAagttgttttagaaaaaaaaacatttggtAAAACAACAGCTCGTAGTAGATAGGAAAGAGGGAGCCGAAAGAAGTTAGATTTTCAACTCCATCCAGCACCCACATGAGAACATATTTTAAAAAGCTCTACTTGAGGAGTTATTTTATTTTAACCCACTTGGTAACAAGTTTTGAAGCTGGTAGAGAAGCCGTACCAATCAAAACCTTTGAGAAAGAATACAACACCAAAGGAACTTATATTTTTATTGTAGACAATAAATATGGACACTACCTGAGATAGAGCTAAAGAAATGGGGGTGCAGGGGGTTGGGTTGGTTAGTCTCGAGGTTCATTGTTTTGGGCTGAAAAGTGAAAATATGGTTAAAATAAAGTTTGAgattataatttttttatattttttactagATATATACCCGTGCGTTCCACTGATCCACACGTGGAACGAGACAGTGAATTGACGTTTAGTATTTTTATAGGTCTGCATATACCGCTGCTGCCGGGGCGCACGCAGGCACccccgccgccggccggccgTAAGTGGGCACTTCCTCTGCCAGCAAGGCGCACGGACATCGCCGCCGGGTAGCCATGTCTGCTGTCGCGATGAGGCCTGGCCTCTGGGCCAGCCACCGCGACCGACGGGTCTCCTGGCTCTGTAGCCGGCCGCCGCTTGCATCCTCTGGCCTGGCGCGCGGCCGCCTTCTCTGACCGAGCGGGTCTTGAAGCCCCAACCATCGCTCCGTCCGTCGCCGCTTCTCCGGGCTAGGCGAGCTCCGGCCTGAAGTCGTCGCTTCCAGCCCTGGCAAGTCAGTGGAGCACGGATCGAAGTGGAGGCCGCAGGTTCAGAGCGAGGCCGGCTGGACTCCGTGTTTCCTTCTCAGATTCGCTACATGTTCGTCCTCTTCTGTTATGCTCGAAGCCTCGAACTCAATCTCGAGGATACATGCTTTGTTCTCCCTCCCACAAGAACTGCACCAGCAAACACATCTCCGGCGAAGTCTCTAGCAAGGTGCTTCGTGTTTGATGTTGCCGAACAAATGCAGAGGAGCAAGCATTCATGGATGCTTACGCTGCAGGCGGCGTGGGCACGTTGTCGATGTGCCGATCGTGGACCACCACGATGAAGATGCGAGATGGGCAACCGATCTTCcggtttccttctctttttcgCTGCGGGAGCGAGGAGGAAACGGGAAGAGGCGCGGGCCCAGTTGCGCCGCGAGTGCGAGACTAGGGAGGCGGGCGCGCGAACGATTGGACGAAAGTCCTTTGTAGGGTGCGGGGCGGTAGGGGAGGCCGGGGCAGCAGCGCCCGAGGGCAAAGGGCTGCGCGGACGGGGCACGTTCAGCTGGAAAACTGAAGAACAGAGGTTCCGACAATGGAGAACCTCGTCCTTGCAGCTTGAGGCGACGATGCACGTAGCGGATTGAGACGTGGATGCGACGCGATGATGCAGATAGGCAGGGGCTGGCTGCTATCAGATTTGTCTTCCTAAATTAACGACGAGgcatgctgtttttttttttttgaaaaaaaaacgaaGCTACGTCATCGTTGGCGCTAGGGCTGAGCCGAGGTAGCGGGCGCGATGCGCGAAGCGTGGTTGGACGAAACCCTCTGCTGTTTTTTAGGTGTATACTAGGTTTGTGCCCTTAAGTTGCTACGGACCgttaaacttttgtactaaaaacatacggatcgtacgataagataataatactgtgaaattaaatatcaatgttaaagtgatatttaattcaaaaaataaagttcgtgaaattaagaAGAATATTTGCGTGCATCGTTTGGGAAACCATTTTGACAAACACAAGGATGTAACATATATATGCGTCCAGCATTTGGGAAACCATGTGAATCAAATATAGTTGGCCACGCTGCGTCAAATTTGCATCAGGACTGATGCTCGTAAGCATATGAACCTCATCAAACTTATCTGCTACTGCATAGTGGATTCAGAAAACAGGTAAGCGCAGGAAAAAACAGCTTTGAGGATTCAGAAATAGTGATGGTCAAGCTTTCTCTGATACGCttttcagtagctgatgttctttTTTTCTAGACAACTGAAGACATGTACTAATTCATAAACTGTATTTTAAATGCGCAAGCATGATCTATATGTCTAAAAATTAGCTAATGAGCAATTGTATAATGTTAACGTCATACTCACATGCAGCATAGCAATAGGACAGAAAGCAAGGAAAAAAAATGGGATTTTCACCATATATGCCGGATTGAAAGTAAAACTAAAAACACTAAATTGGAGAATATTTGCTAGCACCCAATGAAGATATTTGGTTTGTTGGGAACTGCATTAAAAACTACAGCAGTAGTCGATTATTAGGGTACTCCTAATACAGAAACCACCATAGTTTCTATGGACATTAATTATACTGTCACATAAgcgttttgctgatgtggcaaggtagttattgaagagagagcaaaaatcatagaaatcagGTCTAatttagaaaccatgtctacacgagaaccaagacacgAAGGGATGTGATTGGTGGAGAGAGAGAATGTATGTGATTAGATAAGAAATTATTCTGTAGGAACTATCCATTAGGACCATGATTTCTATATATAGTGTCTATAtaaattaataggtatagaaactgcatgtagtttctagcattgggactgcccttatagGATAAAATATTGAACATTGCCTATGAGTCGTCAAATATAAACAGGACTTTAGGACACAAAACTACAGGCAATCACTTTAACTATATTTGGGCTCATGGCACAATGACCATACATGAACAAGAAGTTGAAAGTAGCGGGGTGTGAAAATTAAAACACATGGCAGACATTATTCAATCAAATGGGAGATGTAATCGAGCACTATTAGACAAGTAGATCAATGGACTGTGCAAATGGTATTAATAGCCCAATATATGGATTTTCCAATGGTAAAAGAACGATTGATTCACTTACACCCGTAGTTTGCATTTATGCAAACATTTCAGGCTGACAGCAGCTTGTTTAGTCCATCAAAATATATGGGTCATGTTCTATTAATTGACACAGCATGAGGTAATGGAAAAACTGCTATCTCATGTTTACAAAGCCTAAAGGGCGGCGCACAATGCCCCTTCCTCGCGGCACGGTTATCTGCAGGTGGGGGATTTGGATGCTGCCACCAGAGCCTCACACGCAATCACGATCGAGGCCGGGCTGTGGCCCCCGAAAAGTAGAATAGCAGCGACCAGCAAGAGGGGCGGCAGGGAAAAGATTTGGAGTCCGCGGCTCCGCGTAGCCTCTTAGAATGGCAACAACACATCCAGCATAGGGGGAAGGAGAGAGAGGGGTGCATACAGCCGCAAGACTCACCGGGATCACAGAGCAAGTGCAGTGGGCGAGGGCTCTATCTAGTTCACGCTAAACGAAAAGGCATTATTAAAATCCCACCTTTGTTTTTAGCAAAATTAGCAAATGCTCTGCCATTTCATTATAGGAGAAAGCAGCACAACAGTTCAAAGAAGCATGATCCTAGTTTACATAgataagatgaaaagaaaaaaaaaagcttatacttgctagagtcagagctcGGTTTTTGCGTCAGccattgcttgtttgaatcagtTACTACTAATTGCATTATTAGTAGGAGTAGCAGCAGCCGCTAAGAGCAATCATTTCAGTTCGGGCACCAATACTTGTTTGAATCAGTTACTACTAATTGTTTGAAATAGGGTGTGATTACACTGCTACTTTCTTCTACAATAGTGTTCATGAGAGCGCAACATGCTGCACACCTCGTTGCCGTCTTCTACATTCAAACCAACCTACATAACAATGAAAATCCTTCAGAAAAAAATTCAGTAAAAATATATAGGTATGCAACTAAACAGGAAGCATCACGTATCATCAAGTATCAAATTTACAACCATAAGATTTAGTTGTGATAATGCCCACCATTTCCTGGTATAGTAAGTATAAGCAGATTTTAACTGAAATATGTACTACAGGCTACCATCTGAGATTTGCTCTATGCATCAATA belongs to Miscanthus floridulus cultivar M001 chromosome 4, ASM1932011v1, whole genome shotgun sequence and includes:
- the LOC136551573 gene encoding ubiquitin-conjugating enzyme E2 variant 1C-like, producing MTPGSSAAGSGVVVPRNFRLLEELECGEKGIGDGTVSYGMDDADDIYMRSWTGTIIGPHNTVHEGRIYQLKLFCDKDYPEKPPSVRFHSRINLTCVNHETGVVDPKKFSVLGNWQREYTMEYILTHLKKEMASPQNRKLVQPPEGTFF